The genome window CGTCTTCATTGTCATGGAAGGTTTTGTACATCCCAAAAATCTTGTTGTGGTTGCGGGCCATGTCAATGCCCCGCCCGTTATCGGCCACACTTAGCACGGTGTAGTCGCCCTCGCGGTAGCTATCCAGGGTTAGTTGCGGCGAAGCACTTGCCGAGCGGTACTTGATGGCGTTACTGAGCAGGTTAAGCAAAATGCTGTCTAGGTAGGCGGGTACTACCTGTACTGTTACTTCCTCCGGAATGTTCAGGGTAACAGTTAATTGGCTTTCGTGAATCAGAACATTCATGGCCTCCAGAGTGCGGCTTACCTCCTGGCGCAGGCCGCGCATCTCCTTGGGCTGCAAACCCATGTTATTAACCGTGACAATCTCATTCAGGTTGATGATGGTCTCGGCCAGCTTGTCGGTGCTGGTTTTGAGCATCTCCAGAAACATGGTGGCCTGGGCTTCATCCGTGGCGTTCTGCAGGAATTTTACCAGGGCCGTCAGGTTGGCGGAGTGCGAGCGGATGTTGTGGGAAATGATGTAGGCGAAGTTCTGAAGCCGGGCGTTTTGCTGGTTGGTAAGGGCCAGCAGCTGCTTGGACCGCTCCAAATTGTCTACCAGCAGCGTCACGTCGTAGCCCACGCACTGAATTTCCACTACCTCCCCGTTGCTGCCCACAATCCCTTTGAACTCCCAGTGGTTGGACTTCACCGCATTGTCGTGGTAGGGCTTGCGCAAAATTACCTGGTGGGGCACGTTGGGCTCTTCAAAGCACAGGCCCACCGTAACCAGGCACTTGGCGCGGTCCTCCTCAATAATGCTCATCAGGGATGAGGTGCCGATGATTTTGCTGTCCAGCCCGAAACGCTCGTAGAAGAAATCGTTCACGTAGGTGTAGTTGCCCCGCGCGTCGGTCCGGATAATGTACACCGACTGGTTGCCCAGAATTGCCCCGTAGTGGCCGGCTACTTCCTGGGCGCTGATTTCCTCGTTGCGCTGCCGGGTAATGTCTACCAGCACCCCGAGCAGGCGGTGGGGCTGCCCCAGGTTGTTGCGCAGCACCAGCCCCCAGCAGTGCAGCCACATCGTCGAGCCATCGTGGCAGGTAGCCTGTACCACTTGGTCGAAGGAGTAGGTATGATCGGCAATACTGGTGGCTATGTACTCAGCCGTAGCGGTTTCCTCCTCGGGGCTAATGGCTGCCTTCCAAGCCGCCGCCTGGTTGAACTGAGCATCGGGCTCATAATCCAGACTACGCCAGAATTTGGCAGTAGCCCACTTCTCCTGGTCCCCCGTCAGGTTCCAGTACCACAGCCCAGCCAGCGTTGATTCCTGGATAAAGTCAAAAACGGTTTCGTCTGAGGCTTGTAATGCGCGCAGCTCTTGCTCTAAATAACTCATTGTATTACAACTGCTTGTAAAGCTGAACAAAGAATGGTCGCAGGGGCATGGGGTAGGAGCTAGTGGTGAAAGGGTAACAAATAGGCGGAAGCAGCTACGTAGTTCGGTACGCCAGTAGCTTTTCTTGCGAAAAGAATACTTCTACTTGGCGTTAAACAGAGCCGTGTGGTTCTTTGTATTGTGTAGTAAACTCAAAATAACCTCATTGTTTCAAACAAATAACGAACTATCAAATTTTTAATCCTGAATCGAGAATTTTTCCCAGCTTGGGTTACGCAGTTATCTTTTTCCAATAGGCCCTTGGTCTGCATAAGCGGGTCACTATCTTATTGGCGGTAGAAACCCTACGTCCGTCTTAGGCTCGGAATTTGTTGCCGTCCTTATTATGTCTCACCCGCCCGTGGCAAAAGCGCCAAAATTAGTATACGTCATTGAAAATGACCGAATTAGCTCCGTCATTTCAGAGTTAATCGTGAAAAAGAACTTGCTCAGCAGTGAGGTGCAAACCTACACCAACGGACAGCAGGCCTTTGACCAACTGCAAGGGTGCCTGCAGCAGCAAGCGCCCCTCCCAGACCTTATCCTGCTAGATTTGGACATGCCCCTGATGGATGGCTGGGAATTTCTGGATGCCTGCGCTACGCTAGCCCTCCCCCACCCCGTGAATATTTTTATTCTTACTTCCTCCATCAACCCCGAGGACTCCAGCAAGCTGCTGGCTCACCGTGAGGTAAAAGGATTTTTCACCAAACCCCTGAACGAGGAAGGCATCCGCCGCATGCAGCTGCTGTTGCAGGAAGTGTAGCGGCAGCGGCCCATATACTGCTTTCTACCCGTAGCTGGCTGGGTTACGCGCGGTCCGGTTGCGCTTCGGGCTAAGAAATCTGGTTAGCGGCTCTTTTATAGTATGCGTTTTCTATCACTACCTCCCCTACCCGGCGGCAGCCTATTTACTTGCCTAAGCTGGGGGCAGGCTTGCTCCTATGCGCTGGTAGCCGCTTGCTGCCTGCTCGTCCGGTTTCCGGCCTATGCCACCACCGTGTTGGGGCCGGTGCTGCTCGTGGGCCTGCTGGGCTTGGGAGTTGCCCACGGCGCCTGCGACCAGCTGGTGTGGCCCGTGTATCGTCCGGTCCGGGGTTCCCGCTGGGTGTACCAGGTGCGGTTTGGGCTCGGCTACCTCGGCTTGGCCGGGGGTGTTGGGTTGGTGTGGTGGCAGTGGCCAGGCGTGGCGGCGGTTTTCTTTTTTGGCCTGACTGCCTGGCACTGGGGTTCGGCTGATGCGCCGGCCTACCCGCAGCGTGGCATTTGGTTGGCGCACAGCCTACTTCGTGGAGTCTTGCTATTGGCGCTGCCGGCGTACTTCTGGCCCGCTGAAACGGTAGGGCACGTGAATGGGCTGTTGCTGCTGACCGGCGCCCCGCCCGCTCAGCTTGATTCCTACGCACCCGGAGGGCTGCTAGGGCTGGTACTAGCCGGACACCTGGGGTTGTGGGCGTACTTGGGCTGGCAGCGCCTACCTGGCCGCTGGCTGCGCGATGTGGGGGAAGTGTGCTTGCTAGCGTGCTTGTTCAGCAGTTGGCCGCCCTTGCTGGCCCTGGGCGTGTATTTCGTGTTTTGGCACAGCTTACAGCACATTTTGCGGCTTGCGCCCCTGCTTGGCTACGCGGCGGGGCCGAGCCGGTTGGGCGCACGGGGGCGGCGGAAGCTGCTATTTTTCGCCCGTCGCGCCTGGCCCATGCTGGCCGCGAGTTTGGTGTTGCTAGCCGGCGCGCATGCCCTAGGTGGCACTTGGCTTCCGGCCCAGAATGCCTGGCTGGGACTGGTAGTACTAGCGGCTTCCGTCGTGACTGTGCCCCACGCCTTGCTGGTTACCCTGGTGATGGATGCCCCCAAGTGGCGGGCGCGCCCATATTTGGCCGCTGGCAATCCCTTGGTCTTGCCAGCAGGGCAGCCACCGGAAAGCGGCACAGCGTTGCAAGCCTACGGCGGCAGGTAGGCCGGCTATTGCTCATAGGCGTCCAGCAGTTCGTCCAGGGTTTTGGCCCGCTGCTGATGAAAGCGCGGGTAATGATACGCGTCCAATTTCAGCAGCAGATACAGAAGCTGCTGGCGCTCAGGCGTGTTCAGGTTGCCGGCCAGCACACGCGCTACCTGCTCCATGCGCTCAAAAAGCTGGAACAATACCTCCCGACCACTATCTGAAAGCATGAGTACACGGCTGCGCCGATCATGCGAGTGCATCTGCTCCGTAACCAGTCCTTGCTTGTGTAAGCGCCGGATAACCTCCATGCCCCCTGATTTTTCGTGGATGTTCCGTCCTATCAGATCCGTCTTGCTCAGGGGCTGGTAGGCGTTCAGGGTAGCCAGGTAAGTGAAGTCTTCCAGGGTAGTCAGGGGAGAATCGCGCAGGGCCAGGCGCGAATACGAGCGGGCGTAGCGGGATAGAAAGGTGATGAGCTTGCTGATGCGTGACTCATCAAACTCCCGGACGTGTACTTGCTCCCGACTAACGGTAGTTGTGTCTGGGGGGGCGCTGGTATGGGCTTGTAGCCAGTGAGAAAAGTCTGCCAGTTGGTTGGGCTGATCGGGTAAAGACTGCGCCTCATATTTTTCAACGGCGGCCAGCAACTGCTGCAAGAAGGCGTAGTTCATCGGGCAAAGGTAGCACTCTAGTCTTCTACTACTGTTGAGGTTACCTCAAACTGCGTCCTAACCCGCTGATACGGCCCGACAACAGGCTTCTTCTACCCCAAGAGGAGCGGCTATGATTTGCACTTCACCGGCCACCGCCAGGTTCGGTTCACACAACAGTAGTCCAGGCGAAAAGGAAAGGGTAGAGCCTTTGCCCTAAAAATCAGGTAGGCTTTTACGGCTTTCACCGAGAAATGCAAAGCAACAAACGCTCCATTGGACTTGAATTGGGAAAGACCAAACGATAAAACAAGAGCATGAATATCCAGTTTCTTCTATGTTTTCTTGATTAAAGTAAGATATAATATAATTATTACATCAAAATAACTACATGCTATGGAAATAGTGAAAGTCGTCTTGCGAATCGAGTCAAATTGATACGATCTTACACTATTATTCCTAAAATTAGAATTTGAATGAACCCAACTTTTACCCGCGTGTGGCTGGTGTTAACCTGCCTTGTTTTTTGTACTATTCATACAACCTGGGGGCAAACAGCTACGGCAGCCCTGGGTGGCACTGTAGTGTCCGTAACGGGTAGCCCTGTTGCCGGAGCGGCCGTTACGGCCATTCACTTGCCCACGGGACTGCGCCGCGCCGCGGCCACCGATTCGGCGGGCATCTTTAGCATTCCGGATGCACTTGTTGGCGGGCCCTTTGCCGTCCAGGTAACGCAGCCTAGCTTCCGTACTCAGGTGATTACCAACGTGTTCCTGTCTGCTGATAAAGCGGTGCAGCTCAGCATTGCGCTAGCCCCCGACGTGGTGCAAGTGGGTACGCGCCGGATTGACCGCACGGTGCTGGAGTCCGCGGTACCGGTAGACGTAATTGACATGCGTGAGCTGCTGGCCACCGGGCCCCAGACTGATCTGACCCAGATTCTGAACTACTCGGTGCCTTCCTTTAACTCGACCCGCCAAACCTCCGCCGACGGGGCCGACCACGTCGATCCGTCGTCGCTACGGGGCCTGAGCCCGGACCAGATGCTGGTGCTAGTGAACGGCAAGCGCCGCCACACCACGGCCCTGATTAACCTACTCGGTAGCCGTGGCGTGGGCAACGTAGGCTATGACCTGAACACGGTTTCCTCCAATGCCATTGACCGGATTGAGGTGCTGCGCGACGGCGCCGCGGCCCAGTACGGCTCCGATGCCATTGCCGGGGTTATGAACATCAACCTGCGCGCCGACAACAAAGGTGGCAACGTGCTGCTGAGCACGGGCATTACCAGCGCCGGCGACGGTCTGAGCACCCTGTTTAGCCTAAACAAAGGCTTTAAACTGGGCCAGAAAGGCTTCCTGAACCTGACCGGCGACGTGGATTACCGCGGCGCCACTACCCGCCAGTACTCGCGCAGCCTCAATTCCTGGCCAGTATTTTCCAGCAACCGCGCCTCCGAAGATTCCGCGCTAGCCGCGAACGGCAAAACTTACCGGGACTTCGAGCAGGTAAACGGCGACGCCAAAATCCGCAATTACCGGCTGCTCTATAACCTGGGCGCTCCGCTCAGCAACAAGGTATCGTTCTACTCCTTTGGGGGCTTTAACTACCGCCGCGGCCGAGCCGTTGCGCCTTGGGTGCTACCCTCGGCCCAACCCGCCGACATTGTGGATAGCATCTTCCCCCTGGGCTACCAGCCCAACATCAACACGCGCATTCATGATGCGTCCGGGGCGGCCGGCATTACGGCTAGCCTAGGTCAGTGGAAGCTGGATGTCAGCCACGTAGTGGGCCTCAACCGCATGCACTACGATGTCAGCAACACGCTTAACAGCACCCTAGGTACGGCCTCGCCTACCCAGTTTGATGCCGGCGGCCTGCAGTTCCGCCAGAACGTAACCAACGCCACCCTGAGCCGGCTGTTTCCGCAGGTACTGGCCGGCACCAACGTAGCCTTCGGCACGGAGTACCGCACCGAGAACTACCTAATTTTTGCTGGTGAAGAGGCTTCCTGGAAGGATTACGGAAGGGGTGCCGCCGGGGCCTCGGGTGGCGCTCAGGGCTTTATCGGCTTTGACCCCGCGGCAGCCATCGAGGGCAACCGCAACAACATCGGGGGCTTCGTGGACGTGGAAGCTGACATCACCAAAAAGTGGACGATTGGCACGGCCGTACGCTTTGAGAATTACTCAGACTTTGGCTCGGCCTTCATTTACAAGCTGAACACCCGCCTGCAGCTGGCCAAGTTTCTTTCGGTGCGGGCTGGCTACAACACGGGCTTCCGGGCTCCATCCTTGCAGCAGGCGCTGTACCGTCAGCTCACGCTACTACCCGTCAATAACGGGGTAGTGTACACGGGTATCTTCAACAACCAGAGCGAGGTAACCCGCGCGGCCGGTATTCCGGCCCTGCAGCCCGAAAAGTCGCGCAACTTTAGCGCCGGCCTGATCCTGACGCCTTCGCCCGCCCTGACCTTCACGGTGGACGCCTATCAGATTGCCATTGATGACCGGATTATCCTGTCGGGTTTGCTGGGCCAGGGCATCACGCCGGCCCTGGATGCGGCCCTCACCCAAGCCAACGCCACCAACGCCCAGTTCTTTACTAACGCGGTAAACACGCGCACCCAGGGCCTGGACCTGGTAGCCAGCTACCGCCGCCCCGTGGGTCGCGGCAACTTCCTGGCCAGCCTGGCGGCTAACTTCAACCGCAACACCATCCGTAGCATTGACGTGCCAACAGCTTTTGCCAAGCTGCAGAGCGACGACGACCTGGGTAATAACTATGTGGATCAGCGCCAGCTTTCGCTGATTGAGACGGGTAACCCCAAGAGCAAGCTCATTCTAAACACGAGCTACGAGGTAGGCAAGTTTAACCTACTGGTGCGCAACGTCCGCTACGGGCAGGTTAGCAGCTACGATTTCAACTTTGACCCCTTGGCTGAAGGCAGCTACTATCTGGTGTTCAAGCCCCGGCTGACCACGGATCTGCAGCTGAGCTACAAGCCCAAGCAGGCCCTGCAGCTCACGGCCGGCGTGAACAACTTGTTCAATGTGCAGCCTAACACCATTGCCGAAGCTGCCCGCAACGGTAATCCCCCAATCGGCTTCAAAACCCAGGCTGAGTTCGACGCCTACTTCCAAAACAAGTACGGCCAGCCTTCCTACCTGCCCTACGACTTCGACATTCTGCCTTACCACTCCCACCAGATGAACTTCAACGGGACGTTCTTCTACCTAAAGGCAGTGTATAACTTCGGCCTGTAAGCTGCGGGCTACCAGTTTCCCGGGCCGGCGGCCTACCTTCCCTGCCGGGGAGAAGCGGCCGGTCCGGGAGCCGTTTTCTTTTGCTTAGCTCTACTACCTCCTGTATGAAGAAGCACTACGCTATTTCGTATGTTATTATCCTGTTGCTGCTGCACAGCGTGCTGGCGGCCGCTGCCCCTCTGCGAGCTCCTGCTTCTCCCCTCGATGGGCTCTGGAAAGGCCCGTTGAAAGTACCTGGTGGTCAGTGGGAAGTGGTTTTCCGGGTAGTGCCGCTGACCGGTGGCAGCTACTTTGCGACCCTGGATGTGCCCATTCAACGGGTGAGCGGTATTTCAGTGGCCGTGGAAGTGCAGGGCGATTCGGTAAGCTTCGTGGCTGAGCAGGTAGGTAGCCGCTTTACCGGGCAGCTTTCCGCCAGCGGGCAACAAGTACAGGGCACCTGGCGCCAAAATGGCTTCAAAACGCCCCTGACCCTGCAGCTGGTGCCGGCCTCGGCCGTGGCGGGCGCCAAAACCCGACTGACGCCCCCTTACCAGGAAGAAGAAGTGACGTTTACCAGCAGCCAGGAGGCACTCCGCCTAGCCGGCCTGTTGTCCTTACCCCCGGGCACAGGGCCGTTCCCGACCGCCGTGTTGGTTTCCGACGCCGGAGCCCAGGACCGGGACGGCACCGTAGGCGACTACCGCCCTATGGGCGCGCTGGCCGACTACCTAACCCGCCGTGGCATTGCCGTTCTGCGCTTTGATGACCGGGGTGTGGGCGGCTCCAGCGGCTCGGCGGCTCCAGCTACCATTTCCGACGTGGTAACGGACGTGCAGGCGGCGCTAAACTTCCTGCGTACTCGCCCCGAGGTAGATTTAACCCGCCTGGGTATTATTGGGCACGGTGAGGGTGGCAACGTGGCCCTGCTGGCGGCGGCTCAACCCCTCCCCCCCGCCTTTGTAGTGGCCCTGGCCGCGCACGGGCTGCCTGGCAGCGACATTGTTATTCAGCAACAAACCAATGTGCTGCGCTCCTTGGGTACGGATCAAGCACAGGTTGAACAAGCTGTGAAGCGCCAGCAGGCCATGCTCGAAATCATTCGGCAAACTCCCGATGACGCCCAAGCACAGGCCATTGTGGCCAACATGCTGCGCCAAAACAATTCCTCCATGGATCCGGCGGCAGCTAAAGCCAGCGCCGCCGAGCTTACCTCGGCCCGCTACCGGCAATTCCTGTCGTTTAACCCCATTGCTAAGCTTCCCGACGTGAAGTGCCCCGTGCTGCTGCTCAACGGAACGGCCGACCTGTACGTGGCCGCCGACGCTAACATGGCTCCCCTGGCGAAAGGCCTGAAAAATAACAAAAGCGTGGTCAGCCGCAAGCTACCCGGCGTCAACCATTTGTTTCAGCCTGACCCCAAGGAGTGGCCCCTGGTGAACGGGCAAGCCAAGGAAATATTCTCACCCCAGGCCCAGGAAGCAATCCGGGAGTGGATTGTTGAGCCGGTTAAAAAGTAAGTCGACTCGGGCAGTGGAAGCAGCGGATGTTGCTACCACTGCCCAGGCCGCGCTCCATCATTAGTATCCTTCATACTTTCATTAGTATCCTTCATACTTTCCACTCATACGCCTACCCACATGAAGCTACCGTTTACTTCTTCTATTCCCCAGGCCCGCACGCAGTTGCTGCGCTCCTTACAGCAAGCTTTCCGACTGGCCGTAGTCGCTAACGAGCCGGGGGCTCCCTCGGCCGATGAGCTTGCCGAAATGGCTACCAGCCAGACGCGACGCGACTTTCTCACTAACACAGCCAAAATGGGCCTGTTAGTTAGCGCCGGCGGGCTGCTATCTGCCTGCGACACGGAGGTAGTGGAGCCTGCGTTGGAGCCGCAAAGGCAGCAAAGCCTGGGCTCGCTTACGGGGGTAGCCCCGCGGGTAGTGGTAGTGGGGGCAGGCATGGCCGGTTTGAACTGCGCCTATCAGCTCAAGAAAGCTGGCGTGCCGGCCCGCGTGTACGAAGCCAGCAACCGGGCCGGGGGCCGCATTTTCACCGCCCGCGGCCTAATGGGTCCTGGGCTCACCACGGAGCTGGGAGGCGAGTTTATTGACAGCGGCCACGCCGACATGCTGCAGCTAGCCCAGGAGTTTGGCTTGCCTCTCTACGATGTAGAGTCGCCCAGCGAAACCGTGCTGCAAAAGGACGCCTATTTCTTCGGGGGCAAGCAGTACACCGTAGCGCAGGTAATTGCCGCTTTCCAGCCGTACGCGCGGCAAATGCAGGCTGATATTCGCTCGCTGCCGGGCACTATCACCTTCGAGAAGATGAACGCGGCCGCAGCCCGCTTTGATCAGATGTCGATTGCCGCCTATTTCGACTCGATTCACATGACAGGCTGGATCCGGACGTTGCTGGAAGTGGCCTACCTGACCGAGTACGGACGGGAAGTAAATGACCAGACCTCGATTAACTTCCTGTGGCTGTTCTCGGCCGACACCAGCAAGGGCACTTTTGACATTTTTGGTGTTAGCGATGAACGCTACAAAATTAAGGGTGGCAACCAGCAGCTCACCGATGCCCTGCACGAGCAGTTAGCCGGTCAGGTAACGCTGCAGCACAAGCTCGTGGCCCTGAGCCAGCAGGGTAGCGAATACCACCTAACGTTCGAGCAAGCCAGCGGCACTCGCCTCACCGTGGTAGCCGATTACGTGGTACTGACCATTCCTTTTACCATTCTGCGGACGGTAGATTTGCAGGTAGCCTTGCCCGCTTGGAAGCTGAACGCCATCCAGAACCTGGGCTACGGTACCAATGCCAAGCTATTTTTGGGCTTTAATGGCCGGCCCTGGCGCAACAATGGCTACACTGGCTACCTGTTCTCCGACCAGACGGCTCAGAGTGGTTGGGACAGCGGCCAATTGCAGCCCACCACCCAGACGGCGTTTACCGTCTATCTGGGCGGACAAGCGGGCGTAGCTGTGGGCTCCGGTTCGGCCCAGTCGCAGGCCGGCAAGTTTCTGCCCGTACTGGAAAAGGCCTGGCCGGGTACGCAGGCCGCCTTCAACGGCCAGGTTGAGCGCTTCCACTGGCCTACGCACCCGCACACGCTGGCTAGCTACGCCTGCTACCGGGTAGGACAGTTCAGCACTATTGCCGGGGCCGAAGGCAAACCCGTGGGCAACCTATTTTTCGCCGGTGAGCATTGCAGCGCCTGGTACCAGGGCTTCATGAATGGCGCCGCCGAAACTGGCCGCATGGCGGCCTCGGACGTGCAAGCGGCCCTGCGCACCAAAAACACGGCCCTTCACCAGCGGATGCGGCAGCGGGAAAAAAGCCTGGCTTAGCGCAACGAGGCTGATGGCATAAAAGCTGTTATGCCGCCTTGCGGCCATAATCTTAACCGCTCTCCGGCGCTTATGCTGCGCACAGCCAAGCATTGGCTACCGCACTACTCGTGTTACTAAACAAACAGCTCCGGCCAGTTGGCCGGAGCTGTTTGTTTTTAGAACTCTGCGTGGCGCAACTATAAGCCGCCGGCCAGCCCAGAAGTATGTAGAGGATTCACTCGTATTGACGGCTAACAGCCCAGGCAATAACGGCGTGACCTATCACCTCATCGGTAACCGAAGCAGGCTTCGGACCTAATCTCTGGTAAAGCAAACGCCCTGGCTGCCAGTGGCAACCAGGGCGGTGGTGATCCCGCTGGGATTCGAACCCAGGACCCATACATTAAAAGTGTATTGCTCTACCAGCTGAGCTACAGAATCATTTGTTTTCTTTGCAAACGGCGAATGTTTTTCGCTGATTGTGGCACAAAAGTAGAGGCCCAAGTTTAACCGTGCAACTGTTTTGCTAAAAAAAGTCCTCCTTTTTTTCCTTTTTGGAGCCCTGATTTTTCAAGCGGCTCAGGCCCAAAAAGTTACTCCACGCCTTCTGCATGCTGATTCCCTGTTTGAAACGGGTCGTCCAGAGCAGGCCTACCCGCTCTACCGCCGCGTACGGGAGCAGGACGGTGTACAGTCGGCGCAGCAGCTGTTGCGCATGGCCTATACTCAGGAGGGTCTCGGGCATTATCCGGCGGCGCTTTATTACCTGAGCTTGGCCCAGGCCTGGCAGCCCCGGCATACTACCTGGGAAAAAATGGTGGACATCGCCCAGCAGCACCGCCTAACGGGCTACCCCAATACCTGGCGGCAAAACCTGGCCATTACCGTCCAGCGCTACTACTACCGCCTGCTGCAGGTGCTGCTAGCACTAGCCGTGGCTGGCGGTACGCTGCTGCTGGTGCGCCGCCGCACCGCCGACCGCGCTTGGTGGGCCATGTATGCTACCTACCTGCTCGTGCTGGGCTTGTTCCTGAACCTGCTGGGGCCGGGCCGGGTAGGGCTGGTGTCGCGGCCGCGGGCACCGCTCATGGCTGGCCCTAGCGCGGGTTCAGCTTGGCTTACAACAGCCGCCGCCGGCGACCGTTTCGAGGTGCAAGGCCAGCACGACATTTGGTACCGCGTGCAGTGGCAGGGCCGCGACGCCTACATCCGCCGCCCCGATTTACTGCTGGTTGAATGAGATAAAATTATCAGGCAGTAACGCCGAAGCCGGCCGTTCTAGAAAAAACGGCCGGCTTCGGTGCGGTTGGGGCAAGATGCTTAGAGGGTAAAGTCGGGCTCTTCCTTCCGAAAATGGTTTAACACCAGCTTATCGGCTAGGCCCGGCAGCCATTTGTTCAGGAACACCGTGAGCTTGCCCTGACCGGTCAGCACCAAGTCGCGGCGGCGCTGCTGCACGGCGCGGAGCAGGTGCTGGGCCACTTCTTCGCTGCTCATCATCTGTTGCTCATTCCGCGGCGACTCACCCTGGGCCGAACCGTCGGCGGCCAGGGCCACGTTGCGGATGTTGGAGGCCGTAAAACCGGGGCAAGCCAGCAGCACGTGCACGCCCTGGGGCAGTAACTCGGTGCGAAGGGCCTCTAGAAAGCCGTGCATGGCGAATTTCGAAGCCGAGTAACCCGTTCGGCCCGGCAGGCCGCGGTAGCCGGCAATGCTGCTGACGCCCACGATGGAGCCTTTGGCCTGGGTAATGTGGGGTAGAGCAAACTTGGTGGTGTACACCGTCCCAAAAAAATTGGTTTGCATCAGGCGCCGGATAACGTCCAAGTCGGCGTCGCGGAACAGGGCCCGCATGCTGATGCCCGCATTGTTGATGAGCACGTCCAGGCGGCCAAAAGCGGCCACGGTTTCTTGTACGGCCCGCTCCGAATCAGCCTCTACCCCCACATCGGCACGGATGGCTAGGTGACTGATTCCGAGGCTGGCCAGCTCCCGGGCCGTATCCTGCAAACGGGCTTCGTCGCGGCCGGTAATGGCTACGCGGGCCCCGGCCCGCCCAAATGCCAGAGCAGTAGCCCGGCCAATGCCGGAGGTACCGCCCGTAATGAGCACTACGTTGTCTTTCATGAAAAGGAAATAACCAGATGCCCTCCGGCTGGAAAGCGCGCAAAACTACGGGTAATTCTGCCAGCATAATGCCACTAACGAGCCTCAACTAGCCTTATAGCACTACGCCGCTGACAGGACATGGAGCGCGTGGTCGAAGCACAAATTGTATTTTATCACGCTATTGTCACTATCTTCGAGCTACGCCGTACCGGTGTTTCCTTTGCTTTGTATGCCCCAGCCTTTTCGTGTGATTCAGAGCAAAAAAACACGCTGTATAAATGGGCGTTTGGCGCAGCTAGCTGAACTCGTTTCTTTCTGCTGTCCAAACCGCCTTACCCTGCAGAAAGGCAGTCAGGCTTGCCGTACAGTGCTACTAACCCGCGGCGGCTTTCTGAAAACGGGGGATGCAGACCGGAAATTTACCATTGGGAGGATTGGAACGCAGAAGGTACTTTTGCTATCAACACGCTACAATGCACTATCGTGAGTGGACAAGCAATAGCCGTTAACATCCTGATTATTATCCGTTCATGTGCCCATAGCCTTAAGTAAACGCGCCTGTTTGTGCGACTTGCTTCCGCTGGTAGCGACGCCCTTACTATTACTACCCGTGCTGAGGTGCTAAAGCACCCGCTACTACCTGCGCTGGCGGCCGCGGTGCGCTGGGCCGGCTATGCTGAGGCCTAGCTTCGGTTAGCCGACAGCCTTGCCTGAATTTGACTTTTTAGCCATACGGCGCCAGCCGGGCTTCTTTCCTTGCATCTTCTTTTTTATTCTATGCCAACACGTTTACTACGCACCTGTTTCCTGCTGTTGATTTGGCTTACGGTGGGGGCACTGCCCGCCGCGGCTACCCACTTGCTGGGTGGTGAAATGAATTATAAATACCTGGATGCCAACGGGCCAACTACGGCTCCCTTCCGCTACCAGGTTACGGTGCTGGTATACCTGAACAAGGAGTCGGGCTCAGTGGCGCCCGATGGCCGCCTGAGCGTAGACATCAGCTTTTATAATAAGTCGCAGAATGGGGCGCGAATTATGTCGGTTACTGTGCCGCGCACCAGCTTTGTGGAAATTACCCCGCCCTCGCCGGGTACTTGCACCCTGCCTAATAGCCGGCCGC of Hymenobacter sublimis contains these proteins:
- a CDS encoding SDR family oxidoreductase translates to MKDNVVLITGGTSGIGRATALAFGRAGARVAITGRDEARLQDTARELASLGISHLAIRADVGVEADSERAVQETVAAFGRLDVLINNAGISMRALFRDADLDVIRRLMQTNFFGTVYTTKFALPHITQAKGSIVGVSSIAGYRGLPGRTGYSASKFAMHGFLEALRTELLPQGVHVLLACPGFTASNIRNVALAADGSAQGESPRNEQQMMSSEEVAQHLLRAVQQRRRDLVLTGQGKLTVFLNKWLPGLADKLVLNHFRKEEPDFTL